From Draconibacterium halophilum, one genomic window encodes:
- a CDS encoding SusC/RagA family TonB-linked outer membrane protein has protein sequence MNVSVKTGVVNATNKYDMLNTTEYADALWMSFANKGDDPIHAQYGSGSSPVIPDYILPNGAMNGEVDESTYGFPDNVIFKANKQGTDWYDEIYQTGIVQEYDLSVVGGGNNSTYAFSANYLDEEGLVKYTNFKRYTMRMNSDAKFNDWLKVGESLQVAYIDEYGRFTDNAEDSPISHAYRAQPIIPVYDISGVNFAGSKAPEMGNAENPLAIAYRSRNNNGKWMRILGNAFAEVTLAEGLTAKTLFGANWGQWNYKGYIIPNYEHSEPNKINGVDANSNYELQWNWSNTLNYSKTFADVHRINVLLGTEAVESKWQSLNASRRVYFSEDPNYMQLDSGESNKENSGNAEEWSLFSVFGRINYDFMGKYYLEGTVRRDGSSRFSPDNRYATFPAVSAAWAVSEESFMQNTSSWLDLLKLRLGWGQSGNDRIGNYNYFSTYSTDPYRASYDINGTNTSAASGFKPATLGSEEVVWEATTTYNFGLDANMLDNHLAFSLDLWQRDTKDMLFREPIPHVMGIATAPFVNVGEMRNRGFDFEVGYNNASADGKLTYSANLTLSHYKNEITKLSEKNPDQIIDGTDERQKVYTRFAVGSEFPAFYGYVVEGIFQNQTEADGHPPYAGTIGGYNQPGHFKYQNVDNTTMMVDTDGDGEADTEMQVIDDKDRTWIGSPHPDLTAGLNLNLGYSNFDLNMFFYGSFGNEMINYVRRWIDYGQFNGGLSEDALYDSWGSPYLDNNADASLPMLDFEPISQEPSTAFVEDASYLRLKSLRLGYTFPKSTLDRVGIQKLRIYAQVSNVFTITGYSGLDPEVNASGTAMGLDRGAWPTPRQIMFGVNLGL, from the coding sequence ATTAACGTATCTGTTAAAACCGGTGTTGTTAATGCAACTAACAAGTACGACATGCTCAATACTACGGAATATGCCGATGCACTTTGGATGTCTTTTGCCAACAAAGGAGACGATCCTATACATGCACAGTATGGTTCTGGTTCCAGTCCGGTTATTCCAGACTATATTTTACCTAACGGTGCAATGAATGGAGAGGTGGATGAATCCACTTACGGCTTTCCAGACAATGTTATTTTTAAAGCAAACAAACAGGGCACTGACTGGTACGACGAGATTTACCAAACCGGTATTGTTCAGGAATACGACCTATCAGTTGTAGGTGGTGGTAATAATTCCACTTATGCCTTTTCTGCCAATTATCTCGATGAAGAAGGTTTGGTAAAATACACCAATTTCAAACGTTACACCATGCGTATGAATTCGGATGCCAAATTTAACGATTGGTTAAAGGTAGGAGAGTCGCTTCAGGTTGCTTATATCGATGAATACGGTCGTTTTACGGACAACGCTGAAGACAGCCCTATTTCGCATGCTTACCGTGCACAGCCTATTATTCCGGTTTATGATATTAGTGGTGTAAATTTTGCCGGATCAAAAGCTCCTGAAATGGGTAATGCCGAAAATCCATTGGCAATTGCTTACCGTTCACGAAACAACAACGGTAAATGGATGCGTATTTTAGGAAATGCATTTGCTGAAGTTACCTTAGCCGAAGGGCTTACTGCCAAAACATTATTTGGAGCAAACTGGGGACAGTGGAATTATAAAGGATACATCATCCCAAATTACGAGCACTCTGAACCAAACAAAATCAATGGTGTTGATGCAAATTCAAACTACGAGCTTCAATGGAACTGGTCGAATACCTTGAATTACAGCAAAACTTTTGCTGATGTTCATAGAATCAACGTATTGTTAGGTACAGAAGCAGTAGAAAGCAAGTGGCAGTCGTTAAACGCCAGCCGCCGTGTATATTTCTCTGAAGATCCTAACTACATGCAGTTGGATTCAGGTGAAAGTAATAAAGAAAACAGCGGTAATGCAGAAGAATGGTCACTGTTCTCGGTATTTGGTCGTATAAACTACGATTTTATGGGTAAGTATTACCTCGAAGGAACTGTTCGTCGTGATGGCTCTTCACGTTTCAGCCCCGACAATCGTTATGCTACTTTCCCTGCTGTATCAGCTGCATGGGCAGTCTCAGAAGAAAGTTTTATGCAAAATACCAGTAGCTGGTTAGATTTACTAAAACTTCGTTTAGGATGGGGGCAATCGGGTAACGACCGTATTGGGAATTACAACTATTTCTCAACTTATTCAACCGACCCATACCGGGCTTCGTATGATATTAACGGAACAAATACAAGTGCCGCTTCAGGTTTTAAACCGGCCACATTGGGTAGCGAAGAAGTAGTTTGGGAAGCCACTACCACCTATAACTTTGGTCTTGACGCCAATATGCTCGATAATCACCTGGCATTCTCTTTGGATTTGTGGCAACGCGATACCAAAGATATGCTATTCAGGGAGCCTATTCCTCATGTTATGGGTATTGCAACTGCACCTTTTGTAAACGTTGGGGAGATGCGTAACCGCGGATTTGATTTTGAAGTGGGTTACAACAATGCCAGTGCTGATGGTAAGTTAACTTATTCAGCCAACCTGACCTTGTCGCACTACAAAAATGAAATTACAAAGCTTTCAGAGAAAAATCCGGATCAGATTATTGATGGAACTGATGAACGACAGAAAGTATACACACGTTTTGCTGTAGGATCAGAATTCCCGGCTTTTTATGGTTATGTGGTTGAAGGCATTTTCCAAAATCAGACAGAAGCTGATGGTCATCCACCTTATGCCGGAACAATTGGCGGCTACAACCAGCCCGGTCACTTCAAATATCAAAATGTTGATAACACAACGATGATGGTTGACACTGACGGCGATGGTGAAGCAGATACCGAAATGCAGGTGATAGACGACAAAGACAGAACCTGGATTGGAAGTCCTCATCCGGATTTAACAGCCGGTTTAAATCTTAATTTGGGTTATAGTAATTTCGATTTAAACATGTTCTTCTACGGAAGTTTTGGTAACGAGATGATAAACTATGTTCGGCGTTGGATTGATTACGGTCAGTTTAACGGTGGTTTAAGCGAGGATGCATTATATGATTCATGGGGAAGCCCCTATTTGGATAACAATGCAGATGCTTCGCTTCCGATGTTGGATTTTGAGCCCATTTCGCAAGAACCATCAACTGCATTTGTTGAAGACGCTTCGTACTTAAGACTTAAGTCATTGCGATTGGGATATACGTTCCCAAAATCAACACTCGACAGAGTAGGTATTCAAAAACTGCGCATTTATGCACAGGTGTCGAATGTATTCACGATAACAGGTTACAGCGGCCTCGATCCTGAAGTAAATGCTTCGGGTACCGCAATGGGATTAGACAGAGGGGCATGGCCAACGCCACGCCAGATTATGTTTGGCGTAAACCTGGGTTTATAA
- a CDS encoding RagB/SusD family nutrient uptake outer membrane protein, giving the protein MKKLSILMVIAILLTMSYSCSEEFLTKEPPGSTSENVFYDAKGIDALLIGTYAMVGGSSLWEISWGASIQNWTYGSAASDDAYKGSEFTDQVVVNDIERWEVLPSNNYPGDKWQWAFGMGVDRANKTLRVINGTEEAGTITADEAAAFRAQARFLRALFYFEARLVFGDYIPLLTEETEDPSAVPNENADGAVLSFIIDDLTYAASNLPSTQAQVGRATKWAAKALAARAYLQDLKYSDAEPLLDEIIASGQFSLVDEFIDNFNIATNNNQESIFEIQANVNDINESLNAEMGIGLNWPHGGDIGMCCGFHQPSQNLVNAYKVNANGHPMFDSFNDSDLANDAGIASEETFVPFTDVVDPRLDYTVSRRGIPYKDWGINRGSNWVRKQTDGGPYLPVAKPFFKKDERYNLSTTTGWQTGINANNYRYLRYSHIILWKAECRAAANDPGGALTYVNMIRNRAKNSTPVMGKVMLTQLPLRYIHGAMKAMLTGHNLLPITRWSLTFHLPTVLKR; this is encoded by the coding sequence ATGAAAAAACTATCAATATTAATGGTCATCGCGATTTTACTGACCATGTCATATTCTTGTTCTGAAGAGTTTCTGACCAAGGAACCTCCTGGTTCGACTTCAGAAAATGTATTCTACGATGCAAAGGGTATTGACGCACTTTTAATCGGAACTTACGCAATGGTTGGAGGAAGTTCTTTATGGGAAATTAGCTGGGGAGCTTCTATCCAAAACTGGACTTACGGTTCGGCAGCATCAGATGATGCTTATAAAGGATCGGAATTTACCGATCAGGTTGTTGTTAATGACATCGAACGCTGGGAAGTATTACCATCAAATAACTATCCGGGCGATAAATGGCAGTGGGCATTTGGTATGGGAGTTGACCGTGCCAACAAAACACTACGTGTAATTAACGGAACTGAAGAGGCTGGTACAATTACTGCTGATGAGGCTGCCGCTTTCAGAGCACAGGCTCGTTTCTTGCGTGCCTTGTTTTACTTTGAAGCGCGTTTGGTTTTCGGAGATTATATTCCGCTATTAACGGAAGAAACTGAAGATCCAAGTGCCGTGCCGAATGAGAATGCCGATGGAGCAGTTCTTAGTTTTATCATCGACGATTTGACATATGCTGCAAGCAATTTACCATCAACTCAGGCGCAGGTGGGCCGTGCCACTAAGTGGGCTGCAAAAGCTTTAGCTGCCAGAGCGTATCTGCAAGACCTTAAATATTCAGACGCAGAACCTCTATTGGACGAAATCATTGCTAGCGGCCAATTCTCATTGGTTGATGAGTTTATTGATAACTTCAACATTGCCACAAACAACAATCAGGAGTCTATTTTCGAAATCCAGGCAAACGTAAACGATATCAACGAATCGTTAAATGCTGAAATGGGTATCGGTTTAAACTGGCCTCATGGTGGTGATATTGGTATGTGCTGTGGTTTCCATCAGCCATCGCAAAACCTGGTTAATGCCTATAAAGTTAATGCAAACGGACATCCTATGTTCGATTCGTTTAATGATTCGGATTTGGCAAACGATGCAGGGATAGCATCGGAAGAAACATTTGTGCCTTTTACCGATGTGGTAGATCCACGATTGGATTATACTGTAAGCCGACGTGGTATTCCTTATAAAGACTGGGGAATTAACCGTGGAAGTAACTGGGTTCGTAAACAAACTGACGGAGGCCCTTATTTACCTGTAGCTAAGCCTTTCTTTAAAAAAGATGAGCGATACAATCTGTCAACCACAACAGGTTGGCAAACAGGTATTAATGCAAATAACTATCGTTATTTGCGTTATAGCCATATTATTCTGTGGAAAGCTGAGTGTAGAGCTGCTGCTAATGATCCTGGCGGTGCATTAACTTATGTTAATATGATTCGTAACCGGGCAAAAAACAGTACTCCTGTTATGGGTAAAGTAATGCTCACGCAATTACCCCTTCGGTATATCCATGGGGCGATGAAGGCGATGTTGACTGGACACAACCTGCTGCCAATTACAAGGTGGAGCCTTACGTTTCATTTGCCGACGGTGCTGAAGCGATGA
- a CDS encoding RagB/SusD family nutrient uptake outer membrane protein, whose translation MEPYVSFADGAEAMKAVQWEQRLEFATEGIRFFDLRRWDNLPNKIGGQSMADILNGFATADLRTRPSFMKDASFSENDKYMPIPQSQLDQQPGVLVQRPGY comes from the coding sequence GTGGAGCCTTACGTTTCATTTGCCGACGGTGCTGAAGCGATGAAAGCGGTACAGTGGGAGCAACGTCTTGAATTTGCTACGGAAGGTATACGTTTCTTCGATCTCCGTCGTTGGGATAATCTTCCGAATAAAATTGGTGGACAGAGTATGGCTGATATCCTGAATGGTTTTGCCACTGCCGATTTACGCACACGTCCTTCTTTCATGAAAGATGCCAGTTTTAGCGAAAACGATAAGTACATGCCAATTCCACAATCTCAATTAGATCAACAACCTGGCGTTCTTGTTCAACGTCCGGGGTATTAA